The Kluyveromyces lactis strain NRRL Y-1140 chromosome B complete sequence genome contains a region encoding:
- the ASN1 gene encoding asparagine synthase (glutamine-hydrolyzing) 1 (highly similar to uniprot|P49089 Saccharomyces cerevisiae YPR145W ASN1 Asparagine synthetase isozyme of Asn2p catalyzes the synthesis of L-asparagine from L-aspartate in the asparagine biosynthetic pathway) has translation MCGIFASFRNPDVQAYKPKALQLSKRIRHRGPDWSGNIVKNSTILVHERLAIVGLDSGAQPITSEDGSYTLAVNGEIYNHIMLREECASYPFKTLSDCEPIIPLYEKYDIDAPKHLDGMFAWCLYDSKKDRIIAARDPIGITTLYMGRSSASPKSVWFSSELKCLTDDCDEIIAFPPGHVYDSETDKLTRYFTPDWLDESRIPTTPVDFKAVRESLEKAVRKRLMAEVPYGVLLSGGLDSSLIAAIAARETEKTNAELDPVVYDSDPHQLAGLDEQGHLHAAGWSRLHSFAVGLPNAPDLQAARKVATFIGSIHHEHTFTLQEGLDALDDVIYHLETYDVTTIRASTPMFLLSRKIKAQGVKMVLSGEGSDEIFGGYLYFAQAPSAAEFHVESVKRVKNLHLADCLRANKSTMAWGLEARVPFLDRDFLQLCMNIDPNDKMIKPAEGKIEKYILRKAFDTTDEPDLKPYLPEEILWRQKEQFSDGVGYSWIDGLKDAAESTISDEQFAQPKAEWGDDIPTTKEAYWYRLKFDALFPQKTAASTVMRWIPKADWGCAEDPSGRYAKIHEQHVDKK, from the coding sequence ATGTGTGGTATATTTGCTTCATTCAGAAACCCTGATGTTCAGGCTTACAAACCAAAAGCTTTACAATTATCCAAGAGAATCAGACACCGTGGTCCAGATTGGTCAGGTAACATTGTTAAGAACTCTACTATTCTAGTTCACGAAAGATTGGCTATTGTCGGATTGGACTCTGGTGCCCAACCAATCACTTCCGAAGATGGTTCTTACACTTTGGCCGTCAATGGTGAAATTTACAACCATATCATGTTGAGAGAAGAATGTGCAAGCTATCCATTCAAGACTTTGTCTGACTGTGAACCTATCATTCCATTATACGAAAAGTACGATATCGATGCTCCAAAACACTTGGATGGTATGTTCGCTTGGTGTTTGTACGATTCTAAGAAGGATCGTATCATCGCTGCCAGAGACCCAATCGGTATTACCACTCTTTACATGGGTAGATCCTCTGCTTCTCCAAAGTCTGTTTGGTTCTCCAGTGAACTGAAATGTTTGACCGATGACTGTGATGAAATCATTGCTTTCCCACCAGGTCACGTATACGACTCTGAAACTGACAAATTGACCAGATATTTCACTCCTGACTGGTTGGACGAATCCAGAATTCCAACCACCCCAGTTGACTTTAAGGCTGTTAGAGAAAGTTTGGAAAAGGCTGTTAGAAAGAGATTAATGGCTGAAGTTCCTTACGGTGTTCTATTGTCCGGTGGTTTGGATTCCTCTTTGATTGCTGCTATTGCCGcaagagaaacagaaaaaacTAATGCCGAACTTGATCCAGTTGTTTATGACAGTGACCCACATCAATTGGCTGGGCTTGACGAACAAGGTCATCTACATGCTGCTGGCTGGTCTAGATTGCACTCATTCGCTGTTGGTTTGCCAAACGCTCCAGATTTACAAGCTGCTCGTAAGGTGGCTACATTCATCGGTTCTATCCATCACGAACATACTTTCACTTTACAGGAAGGTCTAGACGCTTTGGACGATGTTATCTACCACTTAGAAACTTACGATGTCACTACTATCCGTGCTTCCACCCCAATGTTCTTGCTTTCTCGTAAGATCAAGGCTCAAGGTGTTAAGATGGTTTTGTCCGGTGAAGGTTCCgatgaaatctttggtGGTTATCTATACTTCGCACAAGCTCCATCAGCTGCTGAATTCCACGTCGAATCTGTCAAGAGAGTTAAGAACTTGCACTTGGCTGATTGTTTGCGTGCTAACAAATCTACCATGGCTTGGGGTCTAGAAGCTCGTGTTCCATTCTTGGACAGGGACTTCCTACAACTATGTATGAACATTGATCCAAACGACAAGATGATCAAACCAGCTGAAGGTAAGATCGAAAAATACATTCTAAGAAAGGCATTCGATACCACGGATGAACCAGATTTGAAACCATACttaccagaagaaatcttgtGGAGACAAAAGGAACAATTCTCCGACGGTGTCGGTTACTCTTGGATTGATGGTCTAAAGGATGCAGCTGAAAGCACTATCTCTGATGAACAATTCGCTCAACCAAAGGCTGAATGGGGTGACGATATTCCAACTACCAAGGAAGCCTACTGGTACAGATTGAAGTTCGATGCTTTGTTCCCACAAAAGACCGCTGCTTCCACTGTCATGAGATGGATTCCAAAGGCTGACTGGGGTTGTGCTGAAGATCCTTCCGGTAGATACGCCAAGATCCACGAACAACACGTTGATAAAAAATAA
- the KAR3 gene encoding Kar3p (similar to uniprot|P17119 Saccharomyces cerevisiae YPR141C KAR3 Minus-end-directed microtubule motor that functions in mitosis and meiosis localizes to the spindle pole body and localization is dependent on functional Cik1p required for nuclear fusion during mating potential Cdc28p substrate) — translation MNGPPSTPERCSSKDGSNIPSPTQQGSSSPKYKPRQSIRLNPEDVQSINRRRSLTPSTENRSSTHMTFFYKENLKELNRLQEELSRKKIKLNTAQDEMNSLKSKVETVEFKMNNLKEEKQVKVRQIGLKQNELNSMDQDHELKLEFMRNGFDLEIKKIEGKYHCEMNETESKFKFEVQQIEFEKIQKFKQEKEHLLKDIHNLNDEVNNNDNVINQLKEELDKKYSNLKEKWMVEFQTEWKNITEANQSMIKDINKLSQDIENDMTNELDQSKDKRNILEKELAKLEEKLNEKNVFKESITVQIDTVEEEIEQTISQRKELNEYITNSKNELLQINEILIKEETMRRKLHNELQELRGNIRVYCRIRPPLENEVQDISHIHVSNFDNRNGSQAIEISNEDRNSRFLFDKVFSSNASNRDVFEEVGQLIQSSLDGYNVCIFAYGQTGSGKTYTMMNDPDGVIPMTLDHIFDWTHLLKERGWDYSFEAQFIEIYNEQIVDLLRSLNPEPGPTKYEIRHDGDSQRTSITNVTSIKLETRARVNTVLRTANKTKSIAATNSNERSSRSHSVFTIRIHGTNSITGEASDGVLNLVDLAGSERIDTSNVTGDRLRETQNINKSLSCLGDVIYALNGKDMKHIPFRNSKLTYLLQYSLIGDSKTLMFVNVSPSSNHVKETLNSLRFASKVNSTKINQH, via the coding sequence ATGAATGGACCGCCGTCAACGCCAGAAAGATGTTCATCGAAGGACGGTTCTAATATACCTTCTCCAACCCAGCAGGGTTCAAGTTCACCAAAATACAAACCAAGGCAGTCGATAAGATTGAATCCAGAAGATGTACAGAGTATAAACAGAAGAAGGTCTCTCACGCCCAGTACTGAAAATAGAAGCTCAACTCATATGACATTCTTTTACAAAGAAAACCTGAAAGAACTGAATAGATTGCAAGAAGAGTTGTCCagaaaaaagatcaagttGAATACCGCACAGGATGAGATGAACTCGTTGAAAAGCAAAGTGGAAACTGTAGAGTTCAAaatgaacaatttgaaagaggaGAAACAAGTGAAAGTACGACAAATCGGGTTAAAGCagaatgaattgaatagCATGGATCAAGATCATGAATTGAAGTTAGAGTTTATGAGAAACGGATTTGATCtagaaataaagaagataGAGGGAAAATACCACTGtgaaatgaatgaaacAGAGTcgaaattcaaatttgaagtGCAGCagattgaatttgaaaagattcaaaagtttaaacaagaaaaggaacATTTATTGAAGGACATACATAACTTAAACGATGAGGTAAATAATAATGACAATGTCATTAACCAATTAAAGGAAGAACTTGATAAGAAATACTCAAATCTTAAAGAGAAGTGGATGGTAGAGTTTCAGACGGAATGGAAGAATATCACAGAAGCTAATCAGTCCATGATTAAGGATATCAACAAGTTAAGTCAAGATATAGAAAATGACATGACTAATGAATTGGATCAATCTAAAGACAAACGTAACATTTTAGAAAAGGAGCTAGCAAAATTGGAAGAGAAGCTTAATGAGAAGAATGTATTCAAGGAATCTATTACTGTGCAAATAGACACtgtcgaagaagaaatagagCAAACTATCAGTCAACGGAAAGAACTCAATGAGTATATCACTAATTCCAAAAACGAACTTTTacaaatcaatgaaatacTGATAAAAGAGGAGACAATGCGTCGTAAGCTTCATAATGAACTACAGGAGCTGCGAGGAAATATCAGAGTATACTGTAGAATAAGACCGCCTTTAGAAAACGAAGTGCAGGATATATCGCACATTCATGTATCTAACTTTGATAATAGAAATGGATCGCAAGCAATAGAGATAAGCAATGAAGATAGGAACAGCAGATTCTTATTTGACAAAGTATTCAGCTCTAATGCATCAAATCGAGACGTTTTCGAAGAAGTTGGCCAGTTGATTCAGAGTTCACTGGATGGCTATAATGTTTGCATATTCGCTTATGGTCAAACTGGTTCTGGAAAAACTTATACTATGATGAACGATCCTGATGGTGTAATACCAATGACATTAGATCATATCTTTGACTGGACGCACCtcttgaaggaaagagGATGGGATTATTCATTTGAGGCTCAATTTATCGAAATTTACAACGAACAAATCGTTGATCTTTTGAGATCTTTAAATCCCGAACCAGGTCCGACAAAATACGAAATACGACACGATGGGGACTCTCAAAGAACCTCAATTACCAATGTCACGTCCATAAAACTAGAAACACGTGCGAGAGTGAATACTGTCTTGAGAACAGCTAATAAAACGAAGTCGATTGCCGCcacaaattcaaatgaacGCTCATCAAGATCACATAGTGTGTTTACCATTAGAATCCATGGAACTAATAGTATTACTGGAGAAGCTAGTGATGGTGTCCTAAATTTAGTAGATTTGGCGGGatctgaaagaattgataCTTCAAATGTTACAGGTGACAGACTTCGAGAAACACagaacatcaacaaatcaTTAAGTTGTTTAGGCGATGTGATTTATGCACTCAACGGAAAAGATATGAAACACATTCCATTCAGAAATTCAAAGCTAACATATTTACTACAGTATTCATTAATTGGTGACTCAAAAACTTTAATGTTTGTTAATGTATCCCCTAGTTCGAACCATGTGAAGGAGACGTTAAACTCTTTAAGATTTGCTTCCAAGGTAAATTCTACCAAAATTAATCAACATTGA
- the TAZ1 gene encoding lysophosphatidylcholine acyltransferase (similar to uniprot|Q6B2J1 Saccharomyces cerevisiae YPR140W), with protein MSFPDVLDRGDEFLSQYPRTNPFWQIASHGTCLLAVGISKFMLNTFYNVKLNNLEKLQEAVARTKTENRGLMTVMNHMSVVDDPFIWGVFPWSMYWDLDQIRWCLGAHNVCFQNKFLATFFSLGKVLSTERFGGGPFQGSIDASIRLLSPDDTLDLEWTPHHIEPLKKEIEKQPTLEGNNKIFDKLSVKDGHVVKYVAPVARSKPSWIHVYPEGFVLQLQPPFSNSMRYFRWGITRLILESTKSPIVVPMFSTGFEKIAPESSAGTMIERYLPRNMGAEINVTIGNPIDDAIIDGYRKEWLALCDKYHDPKNPTDLSWELKYGKEVQDLRSRLAAELRAHVAKIRHEERRFELEDERFKSAAWWGRYTETEGASDPDVKFIGQNWAIRRLQKFLNDYDDAENPGKHE; from the coding sequence ATGTCCTTCCCGGATGTGCTCGATCGAGGAGACGAGTTTCTCTCTCAATACCCTAGAACGAACCCTTTCTGGCAGATAGCGTCTCATGGAACATGTTTGTTGGCTGTCGGTATTTCTAAATTCATGTTGAATACATTCTACAATGTGAAGTTAAACAATTTAGAGAAATTACAAGAGGCTGTCGCACGTACTAAAACCGAGAACCGAGGGCTCATGACTGTTATGAACCATATGTCGGTGGTGGATGATCCGTTCATTTGGGGTGTTTTCCCCTGGTCTATGTATTGGGATTTGGATCAGATTAGATGGTGCCTCGGTGCTCATAACGTATGTTTTCAGAACAAATTCCTTGCGACTTTCTTTTCGTTGGGTAAAGTGCTTTCTACTGAGAGGTTTGGTGGTGGTCCCTTCCAAGGTTCTATCGACGCATCGATCCGTTTGTTGTCCCCTGACGATACATTAGACCTAGAATGGACTCCTCATCATATCgaaccattgaaaaaagaaatcgaGAAGCAACCTACCCTCGAAGGGAACAAtaaaatttttgataaactGAGCGTCAAGGATGGCCATGTCGTGAAATATGTAGCTCCGGTAGCGAGATCTAAACCAAGTTGGATTCATGTTTATCCTGAAGGATTTGTCCTGCAATTACAGCCTCCTTTCTCAAACTCCATGAGGTATTTCAGATGGGGGATCACTAGGTTAATCCTTGAGTCCACAAAATCACCAATCGTGGTACCTATGTTTTCAACTGGTTTTGAGAAGATTGCTCCTGAATCAAGTGCAGGTACTATGATTGAGAGATATTTACCAAGAAATATGGGAGCGGAGATTAATGTCACTATCGGTAACCCCATTGACGATGCTATTATTGACGGATATAGGAAGGAGTGGCTAGCTCTTTGTGATAAATATCATGACCCAAAGAACCCCACAGATTTAAGTTGGGAATTAAAATATGGTAAGGAAGTCCAAGATTTGAGATCAAGACTGGCTGCAGAACTAAGAGCACATGTTGCTAAAATACGTCATGAAGAAAGACGCTTTGAGTTAGAGgatgaaagattcaaatcAGCAGCTTGGTGGGGTCGTTACACAGAGACAGAAGGTGCTTCCGATCCCGATGTGAAATTTATTGGACAGAACTGGGCTATCAGAAGGTTACAAAAATTCTTAAACGATTATGACGACGCCGAGAACCCAGGAAAGCATGAATGA
- the LOA1 gene encoding lysophosphatidic acid acyltransferase LOA1 (similar to uniprot|Q06508 Saccharomyces cerevisiae YPR139C VPS66) yields the protein MEKYSSWRDEGTGIPPFLPERGLPSANLLHLVVRWLQYVIISLASIILVPFLGLDSVYQLRMLSLYKIETDVQVDGVKKRQICKEKHFPKPGCLYVANALSPFDALALRSLVDKKNECNFIVPREDSLYTIQLEDWYQFALDGALGTRIDNRLVEIKDLETVCNGKVNFLFAEGTTSNGKSVLPFEVQPKLLQDLIDVCGSKVKSISLKLHAKITTPLKPKSAFKYKLGCMSQGVRYKVRISEDVDRPDVRKLRINLVGGDEYKLVGKKLDFRSKLRFSQVYYS from the coding sequence ATGGAGAAATATAGTTCTTGGAGAGACGAAGGAACAGGAATTCCACCCTTTCTTCCCGAAAGAGGGTTGCCAAGTGCCAATTTATTGCATCTAGTCGTAAGATGGCTCCAGTATGTGATAATTTCTCTGGCGAGCATCATATTGGTGCCATTCCTCGGATTGGATAGCGTCTATCAGCTGCGAATGCTTTCGTTATACAAAATAGAGACTGATGTTCAGGTAGATGGAGTGAAGAAGAGACAAATTTGTAAGGAAAAACACTTTCCTAAACCAGGATGCCTATATGTGGCCAATGCATTATCTCCATTTGATGCCTTAGCACTAAGGTCATTGGTAGATAAGAAAAATGAGTGCAATTTCATTGTTCCAAGGGAGGATTCACTTTATACAATTCAATTAGAGGACTGGTACCAATTTGCACTTGACGGTGCATTGGGTACGAGAATTGACAATAGATTAGTTGAGATCAAGGATTTAGAAACTGTCTGCAACGGTAAAGTCAATTTCTTATTTGCAGAAGGAACTACATCTAATGGGAAGAGTGTTTTACCATTTGAAGTTCAACCAAAGCTGTTGCAAGATTTGATAGACGTATGTGGATCCAAAGTGAAATCGATTTCCTTAAAATTGCATGCGAAGATCACTACACCTTTAAAACCAAAATCTGCCTTTAAATATAAACTAGGTTGCATGTCACAGGGTGTACGGTATAAAGTACGTATAAGTGAGGATGTGGACAGACCGGACGTTAGGAAGTTACGGATTAATTTGGTCGGTGGTGATGAATATAAACTTGTGGGTAAAAAATTGGACTTCAGATCTAAGCTGAGATTTTCCCAAGTGTACTACAGCTAA
- the NOC4 gene encoding ribosome biosynthesis protein NOC4 (similar to uniprot|Q06512 Saccharomyces cerevisiae YPR144C NOC4 Nucleolar protein forms a complex with Nop14p that mediates maturation and nuclear export of 40S ribosomal subunits): protein MLSKEEIKQVWKSISTGNDRKHYNSLVNLIHGYNELLKENELLHNLEDDYRYMTIALSQIFIKLFERGQLMPHLASNANEKKFFEWCKKLYLNYKVKLLAIITSLHEVNSLSLDCLDSYMKMLHHESIYWASKPNSPFFPNKTLRSLLVALFHCNFEGDIGFKDGQSENPVFNLFVEAYYKKNFDIQFYTQSELISLLPELDGQTSDEILMSKWLALCNNDVQGSPDLEIFVSVPPQAIENDAKFKSNLETNWLHCLNLANLSSSQYKTVLLVLHKRIIVWFHQPTKLMDFLTDSYNQGGIVSILSLNGLFELMKKYNLEYPNFYSKLYQLLTPEVMHVKYRSRFFRLVDTFLSSTHLSAQLVASFIKRLARLSVSAPPGAIVSIIPFVYNLIRKHPTCMILLHDPEYIDCDSKKRQEYLDPFNNEETNPELTNALSSSVWELETLMNHYHPNVATLAKIFQQPFQKLSYNIEDFLDWSYDSLLQAETNRKLKIQPALEFERFETIFESGSDSAFLPFIKW, encoded by the coding sequence ATGCTCTCGAAGGAAGAGATTAAGCAAGTTTGGAAGTCTATTAGCACCGGCAATGATAGAAAACATTACAACTCGTTGGTGAACCTAATCCATGGGTACAATGAACTTCTAAAGGAAAACGAATTGTTGCACaatttggaagatgatTACCGTTATATGACCATTGCTTTGAGTCAgattttcatcaaacttTTTGAGCGTGGTCAATTGATGCCTCATCTTGCATCCAATGccaatgaaaagaaattctttgaatggTGTAAGAAACTATATTTAAATTATAAGGTTAAGTTATTGGCTATCATTACATCTTTGCATGAAGTTAACTCGTTGAGTTTAGATTGTTTGGACTCATATATGAAAATGCTTCACCATGAATCGATATATTGGGCTTCGAAACCAAATAGtcctttctttccaaatAAGACTTTAAGATCGTTACTAGTGGCTCTTTTCCATTGTAACTTTGAAGGTGATATCggtttcaaagatggtCAGAGCGAGAATCCCGTGTTTAATCTATTTGTGGAAGCCTATTATAAGAAGAATTTCGATATTCAATTCTACACACAATCAGAACTGATATCGTTGTTACCAGAACTTGATGGCCAAACATCTGACGAAATTTTGATGTCTAAATGGTTGGCTTTATGCAACAACGATGTTCAGGGATCACCAGACTTGGAAATATTCGTATCTGTGCCCCCACAAGCCATCGAGAATGATGCTAAGTTTAAATCCAACCTCGAAACAAATTGGTTGCACTGTCTAAATTTAGCCAACTTATCCAGTAGCCAATATAAAACTGTGCTTTTAGTGCTACACAAGAGAATTATAGTATGGTTCCATCAACCAACAAAGCTTATGGATTTCCTTACCGACTCTTACAACCAAGGTGGTATCGTTTCAATCCTTTCATTAAATGGTTTGTTTGAACTTATGAAAAAATACAACCTAGAATATCCAAATTTCTACTCAAAACTATATCAGCTTCTAACTCCAGAAGTAATGCACGTTAAGTACAGATCAAGATTTTTCAGATTAGTGGACACCTTTCTATCTTCTACACATTTATCCGCACAACTGGTAGCGTCATTCATCAAACGTTTGGCACGTTTATCCGTATCGGCACCACCAGGTGCTATTGTTTCTATAATACCATTCGTGTACAATCTAATCAGAAAGCATCCTACATGTATGATTCTATTACACGATCCAGAATACATCGACTGcgattcaaagaaaaggcAAGAATATCTAGATCCATTCaacaatgaagaaaccaatCCAGAACTTACAAATGCTCTTTCCTCCTCAGTATGGGAGCTAGAAACGCTAATGAATCACTACCATCCAAACGTAGCCACTTTAGCGAAGATTTTCCAACAACCTTTCCAAAAGTTAAGCTACAACATCGAAGATTTCTTAGATTGGTCTTACGATTCACTTTTGCAAGCAGAAACCAATAGAAAGCTGAAGATCCAACCTGCTCTTGAATTCGAAAGgtttgaaacaattttcGAATCAGGTTCTGATTCAGCATTCCTACCCTTCATAAAATGGTAA
- the RRP15 gene encoding rRNA-processing protein RRP15 (some similarities with gnl|GLV|CAGL0D05016g Candida glabrata CAGL0D05016g and some similarities with YPR143W uniprot|Q06511 Saccharomyces cerevisiae YPR143W RRP15 Essential protein involved in pre-rRNA processing) → MSSKGKVTIPVTKKSKLNDKSAKIRAQTKVKENEVSQLADEVDSDVDSEGSTGSEIDNDEMDLNEVSSDDASDEDSDDEDVVNQPDDDDFPRKKKSSKSKHDDGSSTFSSALTNILSSHLKAYDRKDPIMARNKKVLKQNEADKLEQKAKRAILTEKKQLLNKTRKKDIIPVVAADANSDEIREILEKERKLRKIAQKGVVKLFNAILSTQVKTEKEINDSLGGVKNRSERKELITEVSKEKFFDLVKTAGDS, encoded by the coding sequence ATGAGTAGCAAGGGTAAAGTGACAATACCTGTCACCAAAAAGAGCAAGTTGAATGACAAGTCTGCAAAGATCAGGGCTCAAACGAAAGTCAAAGAGAATGAAGTATCACAATTGGCTGATGAAGTAGATTCTGATGTGGATTCTGAAGGCAGTACAGGTTCCGAAATAGATAACGATGAAATGGATCTAAATGAAGTGTCGAGTGATGACGCCAGTGATGAAGACagtgacgatgaagatgtgGTGAACCAACCAGATGACGATGACTTCccaagaaagaagaagtcttccaaatccaaaCACGATGATGGATCATCCACATTTTCCAGCGCGTTAACCAATATTTTATCATCGCATTTGAAAGCATACGACCGTAAAGATCCCATTATGGCTAGGAATAAGAAAGTTTTAAAGCAAAATGAAGCAGATAAGTTAGAGCAAAAGGCTAAGAGAGCTATACTCacagagaagaaacaactACTCAATAAGActagaaagaaagatattaTACCTGTTGTGGCTGCAGACGCAAACTCGGATGAAATTAGAGAAATTCTTGAGAAGGAACGTAAACTAAGAAAGATTGCCCAGAAAGGTGTTGTGAAGTTATTCAATGCAATTCTCTCTACTCAGGTTAAGActgaaaaggaaatcaATGACTCATTGGGTGGTGTGAAGAACCGTTCAGAGAGAAAAGAGTTGATAACGGAGGTTTCCAAGGAGAAGTTCTTTGATTTGGTGAAAACTGCTGGTGACAGTTGA
- the PPT1 gene encoding protein serine/threonine phosphatase (similar to uniprot|P53043 Saccharomyces cerevisiae YGR123C), protein MTEEVKACNPEKALELKNEGNKFVKEKLYAKAAEYYTKAIEHDPENTILYSNRAFTNLKLDNFQSSLDDAKRAIELDNNNLKAYHRRAMSYIGLLEFRKARKDLIIVLKFKPNELTAKNALAICDKVIQKENFEKAISGGDSSKVDLCQTLNISSFDANADLLKYDGKTLEFEQVKSDSGANAGVRVNNMNQEFISYMINEIFLEGKKLPKAYVAAIISHADYLFKQENSVVELDNREKPDTRISVCGDTHGQFYDVLNIFKSYGKVGGSNVYLFNGDFVDRGSWSCEVAILFYSLKIVYPQNIYLNRGNHETNSMNKVYGFEDECKYKYSQRIFDLFSQSFESLPLATVINSSYLVVHGGLPSDTSATVEDMKKIDRFHQPPREGTFMELLWADPQAPDGFGPSPRGLSNAFGPDITRKFLKQNNLKRIFRSHEVRQGGYEFEHENQLVTVFSAPNYCDAGGNLGAIIHVVPNTKSEKKSSIDSDLVIETFSASPHPDIKPMAYSNGGLGF, encoded by the coding sequence ATGACTGAGGAAGTGAAAGCCTGTAATCCAGAGAAAGCCTTAGAGCTGAAGAATGAAGGTAACAAGTTCGTGAAGGAGAAACTGTACGCAAAGGCAGCTGAGTATTATACAAAAGCCATCGAGCATGATCCCGAGAATACGATCCTATATTCAAACCGTGCGTTCACCAACCTAAAGTTGGATAACTTCCAAAGTTCTTTAGACGATGCTAAACGTGCaattgaattggataaTAACAATTTGAAAGCCTATCACCGCAGAGCTATGTCTTACATTGGGCTACTAGAGTTTAGAAAGGCAAGGAAGGACTTGATCATTGTGTTGAAATTCAAGCCTAACGAGCTCACTGCAAAAAATGCATTAGCAATCTGTGATAAAGTCATACAGAAGGagaattttgaaaaagcTATTAGCGGTGGAGACTCTTCTAAAGTTGATTTATGTCAAACTTTAAATATCAGCTCATTCGATGCAAATGCCGATCTCCTCAAATATGATGGTAAAACCTTGGAATTCGAACAAGTGAAGTCAGATTCTGGGGCCAATGCTGGTGTCAGAGTTAACAATATGAACCAGGAATTCATTTCTTATATGATTAATGAGATTTTCCTAGAAGGTAAAAAGCTTCCAAAGGCTTACGTTGCAGCGATCATTTCTCATGCAGACTATTTGTTCAAGCAAGAAAACAGTGTTGTTGAACTTGATAACAGAGAAAAGCCGGATACAAGAATTTCTGTATGTGGTGACACGCATGGTCAATTTTATGATGTTCtgaacatcttcaaaagttaTGGGAAAGTAGGCGGCTCCAATGTATATTTATTCAATGGTGATTTCGTAGACCGTGGATCATGGTCTTGTGAAGTGGCCATTTTATTctattctttgaaaatcGTGTATCCACAGAACATTTACTTGAACAGAGGTAATCATGAAACCAACAGCATGAATAAAGTGTACGGGTTTGAAGACGAATGCAAATACAAGTACTCCCAGCGCATTTTCGATCTTTTCTCACAAAGCTTCGAATCTCTACCATTAGCCACTGTCATCAATAGTTCATACCTGGTCGTGCATGGTGGTTTGCCAAGTGATACTTCTGCCACTGTAGAAgatatgaagaaaattgataGATTCCACCAACCACCAAGAGAGGGAACATTTATGGAGTTATTATGGGCGGATCCACAGGCTCCGGATGGATTTGGACCATCTCCTCGTGGCTTAAGTAATGCGTTTGGGCCTGACATTACTAGaaagttcttgaaacaGAATAATTTAAAGCGAATCTTCAGGTCTCATGAAGTTAGACAAGGCGGTTACGAATTTGAGCATGAGAATCAATTGGTCACTGTTTTCAGTGCTCCTAACTACTGTGACGCCGGTGGCAACCTCGGTGCAATCATTCATGTTGTTCCAAACACaaaatctgaaaagaaatcatctATCGACAGCGACTTGGTAATAGAAACTTTCTCTGCTTCACCACATCCAGATATTAAACCAATGGCATATTCAAATGGAGGGTTAGGATTTTGA